The genomic stretch GGCACGTAGCAATCGATCGGACCTTTTTCGAATAAATGGATTTAATTCCGCTGACCCGGGTTGATTACTTCCATGTGAagtctgaattttttttttgtcggAATTCAATTGCAGATAATGGAGATGATCACGATAATGGTTGCATCGGAGGGAGAGACCGATGGAGATCACCGTGGATCCGTGTGGTGCTTGCACCCGAATTTTGCGGTAGGACCAAAACAAACTTCCCTACTTCATTTTAATGCATAACTATGATTTAACCGTATCTGTTATAACACGAACCTTGTACCGTTGACATATGCCGGTCACTTGTTTTAACCTCTGAATACTCCCTGAGTAACCAGTCCGATGTAATGGATGGCGTCCACCCTGAAATTTTGGCACAGCGATACGGGAAAGAACACATGCACCCGACTGAAGACCTGCGCATCGTAAGCTACCGACCAATAACATTCTTGTACGCATGTTCTGGTCATGGTCAGACTGAATTTTGAGTCTCTTCTGGTTTTCGGCTTTTTCTATCGATCGCAGGTCTATATGCCAGTACTAGAAGAAGACTATGAGAAGCACTGGTTCTTGGCCGTGGTTGACCTGTCGGACAAGCAAGTCTATCAATTTGACACGAATGCGACTAAAGAATCAAAGGCAAGAAGGAGACGTGTCATACAATGCATGGTACGCGACGAACATAAGTAAGATCATCGTCCTATCCAAACACGCTAatctattttatgtttttgaatatGTGCCAGCTTACTGCCCTGGATGGAATTGTTGCAACTGACGGGTATAAAAACTTACGCTCTAAGGCCGCTCCCGAGTTTGCCAGTATGGAAATCATGTCCGCACCGGGAGTGCCCAAAACAGCAGCAGTACAGACGCTGGCATTTGGGTCATGCAGTGGATGGCAATGGGACGCAGGTTCACGTACGCGGTGTTGCCAATTGTAAGTTAACGCATGCAAACAGGTAAAATGCATGCAATTGCAGTAAGTGTCTCTAATAAACGCGGTATTGACCATTGTAGCTGGACGAAGAGAATATCAGGATAAAAATGGCAATTGCGCTGCTAACGGGAAGATGCAACGAGGAAAGTGGTGCATTGCTTGCTAAGTCGGCCGCGAAGAAGGGAAAGCGCGAGTAACATACGTCTGAAGATGCGGAATTCaacgtctttttttttttgggttaacTCATGCACTACAGTTTTTTTCGTGGACTGATTGTATCATGGGCCATACTTCTTATTACGGTTATGGGCCCCTACTTTTACTCTATACTTATCTTGGGCCCCTTTACGTTATTCGATGTTGGGCGGTTGGACGATTACGGAATCTGGGTTTTGACTCGACTCGGTTTTTCCGGACCATCACCAACACGGAAGAAAATGTTAACTTCCAGCACGTgcaaacaatttaaaaaaggtttttttcaaggaaaaaaattaaaaacggTAAATGtacaaaaagtaaaaaataacgTGATTATCTGCGTCGTTCGAAAACATCAATCCATCCATCCATCAACAAGTCGTGGCTGACACTACGAACTCATTACTCACTGACCCACGCAATGGAATGAATGATAACACTAGATTAGGCCTAAATTTAAATCCTGTGCTCATGCGGTGGTaatcgaattttttttttaaacccGGTAGTTGCCATTGGTAAGTGCAACTATATTAATGCCACATTAATGTCCACTTAATCAGGTTTAAGTGTTACTTATTAAAAAGGATAACTTTGAACGGCGGGAGTTGTTTCGCCTGTTTAACGCGCGTAGGTTCGTACGTtacccaaaaaataaaaatcacatACTTTTCGAAGAAGGGAAGCCATTGTTGGATACTCAACAGCTTCCGGCAGTAAAGAACCCAAAACCGTCAAAGAAATCGCACACGAGGTATCACCATGCCGCAGCTCGCTGATTTTCGCTTCTTCAGATTCATAATCCCCAACATGGAGAATCAAATTGTAAGTTTTAACTTTTTATGTTCTACTCACATAACCCCAAGGCCAGCATGCAAGCCCACATCATTATCGATTTTTTGCTCCTGCAGAGATTGCCGGTGCCCTTCTCCAACGTTGTACGGGATAACATGAGGAACCCCGTCGAGGTAATCACCACAAACGGTCAGTCGTGGAGCATCTCGTGGGATGTGGACGAGGAGCATCCGCATCAAATCGTATTCACCCGCGGCTGGCGAGCCTTTTACGAACACTACCACCTGCGAATCGGTGACTCAATGATGCTATCGTATCACCAACCCAAGTTTTTCTATGCGGCCATCCACGACACAACATACTTCGAGATCAATTACGGAAGGTAACAATATCATTCTAGCGGGTAATTGGTATGCAATCGGCTAACTCGTTTGTTTTATGCTGTTTTACGTTCCACCAGAAACTTGAGAAACGGAAGTCTTCCGGCAATACCCGCACATGGCAACTATACAGTCCAGTTCTTCACGATAATCCCGGTGAACGCCCCTGATACACTGGTATGGAACCCAATTTCAATTCCTTTAACTCCTGCAATCATCAATCCATCCATCTGTGGCACATTGTAACCCTTTTGTTTTTCCACCATCCACTACAGAAGCTCCCGCTGCGGTTCTCCGGGCATATGGCCAGTCCCTACCGCGACCACTGATCCTAACCACGCCTACAGGACATCGTCATCGCGTGGGCTGGAATATGCAACCTAACGGGAGGATCGTGCTTCATGGAGGATGGGACGGTGTCCGGGCACTCTATGGCCTAAGGGATGAGTGGCTTGTGCTGTTCCGTTATCACGCCGTTCAGAACACAATGTACGTCATGTTCTTCAACGGTCAAACAATGGAAATCAACTACTTCGCCCATGCCGGCCCCGGGACGGACTCCACTTGTATAACCGAACCGTCGGCCCCCAGGTCAAGGCACATAGCCGATGGGTTCAGATCGACCAATCCGTTCTTTGTAAGTCCAATCGTGCACCGCGTGGCAAACCGTTTTCTCGTAAGTGTGCCCACAATTGTTTTTAAGGGCAACTATTTCATATCCTATTGTTCTAGtcaattattttattgatcTAACCAAAGCGATGTCTTCACTTCCAGCCGAATGTCCCCCCTCTGCCGGGAGTATGCGAGGATAGCCCAATTACGATTACCAACGACAGGGGAGCGTGGACCGTTCGGTACACGCACTATGTCGGGAGGACGAACGGATGCTTTGGAATTGGCTGGTCTGCCTTAGCAACTGCATGCCAACTAAGACACggccatgtttgtgtcttcgaACGGCTTGCGCCGCAAGAATACCGGCTGCATATATATTGACAACTCCGGTCCCCTAAACCCGAAGCCACCGTCCCCAACCCCATCCAAGTCACTCGGTCAAGTACGGTGGTGCAACCTGCATGTCCAGACATCTGTATCTTGAATCTATATATTATTAGGGCCCAGGAATACAATTCTACCTTCCCGTCATTAGCTTATTTTTTGGATGATAAACACGGTAATCGTTTCTGTCGTTAACGTGCACGTTGCATTGCAAATGGACTGATGTGCCAATATTAGAAATGTATGTCAATTTGTGCCTTTGAACTTTGAATGTTAATTTAAGCTGTGAACCTTGAATGTAATCCGATTCACTTCACCTGCATTTTGTATCTTtgcatttttaattttgaatctTCACACTGAGGTGTTAATAACCCCAAAATGCTAATCAGTGGTGGTTGTTTATTGAGTCGAAGTTGTTGCCGTGCTTCATTTAGTGCATTTTACTCCTCACTTCAGGTGTTTTAAGCGTGTGTTTTAAATTACATCAAGCAACGATCCCTTACAAAGAACTTCAAGGTCGCGATTGAACCACATGCATTTTCCAACGAGATTTTTTTATGAGACTGAACCACATGCATTTTCCAACGAGATTTTTTATGATACGTGCATCTGAATATCCACTGAACGTTACTACCAACTACATACAAAATATCTACTTACCATACATACAAAATATCCACTGAACATAGAATGGCTGTAAAAATGCCCCTAACGACCGAATAATAATACATCAGGTTTGACAGTCGATTTGCAGCTACTCGCATGACACCACTTAAACCCTACACATCCTGAATCCCGGTTAAAAACGGTGATATCTATAGAACACTTACATACCAACGACAGCCAACATACCAACAACTTGTTTTTACGTGGACGACATAAAGACAGTTCTGTACCTATTTGACATGCAGACACCGAACGGTGTGCGGCTACAACCTACCGGAGAACGTCAAAGGGTTCGACCAACCTGCCGTTGCAACACACAGTGGTGACGACTGTAGGCCCCCTTTGCTCAATCGGCGAGAGACATGACTGGCCCGGACGTCCTGGGCCCAGCGAAGTCGCTGTTAGCAAACCCGGCCTGCGTGTCACTATCGGAGCATTGGAACGAAGGAATCTCCGCGGTCGCATACAGATCGCCGGATAGGTTATCATAGACTTAACACCAATGTAAAAAACAAACGATTAGATCCATTTAACAGACCAGAAAACTTAACTACATCGTCTATAGAGCGACCAACCCACCATGTCAGTGTCCATCGAATCCATGTCCTCTGCAACTGAGCTGGATGGTTCCATTGTGCGACGCTCCGGACACGTCGTCCTGTTGTGTCCCACCTCCCGGCACAAACGACATCGCTGGGTCTTCTTTCCACCGTGACCACCGTTACCCTTTGTACTGCGCCTGGGTGGATTTTGCGCCGGGGGTCTCCCGCCCTCAGTAGGTGGCCCCTCGTGTTGAAAACTGCTGTTCCCTGCATCTTCGTCCTCGAAGTGCTTCAGCATCAGCACAGCTATGTCTCTTGCAAACTGGAACTTCTCGGTGCTGTGACATGCAATCTTGCACACTTTCCGGTACCAATCCATCAGGCACCAGTGTTGCGTCAGTTGTACAGAATCCCAAATCACGCCCATCGACTCCACCGCCACAAGTTTTGCATCCTTGGTCCATCTCGGTAATATCAGAGACCTCGGGATCTCATGAACATTGTTAAGAACAAGCACCGCAATTATATGTTCGCAGGGGACCCCGAAACATTCCATTCTCATGCACGTGCATCGGACCTCCCTCGTATCAGACGTTGCAACAACACGCCACTCCTTCCCCGGAGTGCCGTATCGAGAGACGGTGTGAATAAAATAGGAACCGTTGTCTTCAGAGTCAACCACCCTCATTGCACAGGCTCTGTCAAGAATGGGAACAAACAAATAGAATATCGCACGAGTGTAGTTGTCGGCCGCACTCCGCTCCAGCTGTTTCAGGTTGGTGGTCATAACAGGGTCACCCTTTGCGCACTCGAAATCAGCCTCCACCTCCTTTGCGCGGACGAACATCAAGCATCGATGGAAATGACGTAAAAACTCAGTGTAGCTGTATCGAGACTTAACATACCGTGATATCACAGCGTGCAAGCCCTCGCACCTTGATGTTGTTCGAAATTCGGCAAAGAACTTTCCCCGTATGTGTGCTGTGGCCCAGCTGTGCCTTCTTTCGTACATGTCCTGTACCCATCTTTTATCGGCCACTCCAAATTTCTCAACCATCTCAAACCACTTTCTCTGAAATGTTCGGACCTCGTAGTCGCCGAGCATGCAATCCCTAAACATCCTGGTGAATATGGGCTTTCCAATGTTGCTCGTGGCGTTTCGGAGTAGATGCCAAGCGCAGAGTCGATGGTGAGCCTCCGGAAAAACTTGCTCGATCGCAGACTTTATTTGCCTGTCACCGTCGGTTATTATGGACACGGGAGCCTTCCCTTTCATTGAAGTTTGCAACTGCTGAAGCAGCCAGACATATGTCTCTTCTTTCTCGTCTGCCACCAATGCAGCGGCAAAGACAACGGTTTGGTTGTGGTGATTCACACCGGAGAATACTACGAGAGGTGAAAGGTAAACGTTTTTCTTGTAAGTTGCATCAAACGCAACCACGTCTCCAAACACCTGGTAATCAATTTGGCTGGTGCCGTCACACCAAAACAAGTGTTGCAGCACGCCCTCACCGTCAACGACTTCCTTGTAGTACAGTGCGGGATCATTTGCCTTGCACTCTCGGAGATACCTCAAGCACGATTCCGCATCTACGCCACCCTCCCTTCGTTGCTTCGCATTTACATTGTGCATGTCCCTTGTTGTGTACGGGACATTATGATACCCGCCGGCCAGGCTCGCCATAAAACCGTGGATTCGGGAGACGCCAATGCCCCCTTTGCGCATGTCGTTCATCTGCTGGATGTCCGCTTCGCTCATCCTCCGATGGCCCGGGAGCATGGAAGAAAATTGCAACTCAAGAACGTGGTGGTTATGCGCGTCTGAAAAGAACGAAACGTGCCAACGTCCTGATTCATCGTCCATGCGGAGTAACATCCTCACAGGGCATCCACACCGTGTCTCGGCCCTCGGCCTCTTTTGCCGGTTAGGCATCGAGTAGAACTTCGGGGATCGGAACCCTTGTCAGTGGCAAACAAACTCCTGCCGTATCCTTACTTCGCCGCGTTTTTCGCTTCTGGAACGTCTCGCGCCGAATCCATGGTGCTTTGCATATTGCTGATAGAACTCAAATGCAATGTCAACATCTGCGAAATTAAACCGGAGAACATCCTCCGCGCTCAAGTTCAAAAAATCAATCCAACCTATGCACTCGCCGGAATCAACGGCGTAAAACTCGTCTTCCGCATAATTCTCAGACATTCCTCCGGCGCCATCCAAACCGTCTTCCAATTCGACCGCATCCCCACTGTCGACATCGGCCTCTGCATGACGGTCGTGTTCTGTATCGTCTTCCTGAAAGTCGTTCTCCTCCGACTCCATCCCTTCAGAGCGTTCGCCCTCAATCGATCCAACTCCGTGGTCTGCTCCGTCGGACATTTCTGCTTCATCGCCGATGCGCACGCCCCCAGTGGTATCTTCATCCTCGGCAACCCTGTGCCAAACAGCAACAATGCGGTAATTTTAGCGAAACACGCAAAATTGGGGGATGTACTTCAAAGACAATTGGAGACCTATGACGAAGAAAAAGGGGGATATTTGTAAATCTAGTGAAGGGTGATAATACAACAGGTACCTTCTTTCCATTGATGGAGACGGCGAAGCCATCTACTGCCGAAGCCAACCGACAATGCAGATCAGGTACCGTGGTCGTCAGAGGTGAGGCTATTTGTCGGGGGGGAAGAAGAAGTTAGCTGAGTTGGGAGGTTTCAGTCGTTCACGGTGGTGGAGATAGGAAGGGACGGTGCGATTGCGACGGAGGAGAAGGGGAGGAAGAGGGTGCGATTGCGATGGAGGTAAAGGGGAGGAAGAGGGTGTAGTTGCGACGGAggggaagaggaggaagagggtGCGATTGCGACGGAGTGAAAGGGGAGGAGAAACGAAGGAATACGGCGGCAGTAATAGTTGACTAATTCTAACAATTAAATTAAGTGTattcattttaaaaaactaaaaagtgaCCCCTATAGTGTATATAAATTTGCGAAAAAAACCCACCAAAAGCATGCATTTTAATTCTGGTCTCACCTGGCTGACCGGTGCGCCAAACAATCAAATAGCGCTTCAGTGCGCTATCTTACCCTGCGTACCGAATCCGTCCCCTTCTTTCATTTCATCTCTTGTCCTATTCAactatattttgataaaataaataaataaaaatgaaagaaacTTGTCAGACAAGTTTAGAGAATTTTGAATAGAGATCGATAATAGATATCAGTGTGGTTAATCTcatattattagcaagatagcGACTTATAAATAAAATGTTGTTGGTCCTATTGAGAGATTACTATATATATGTTTTGTGACTAATTATTACGTGCTTTTGAAATATATTCAATGTGAATATGATGTCTtgtagataaaaaatatatatactctTAAAAAATGCagtaattttctgatcatggcATACCACAAAAAAATCCTAGTTCACTATAGGTAATAATTGGTAGTATATATGAACATAATTTCATCATTTTCACCGTAATAAATGGATccaaaattagttttttattttttccctcTGAATATACTTATTGCAAATAATTATCAACATATAATCACCGGtactttaatttagttttttatcAAAGCTCCCATAGAACAAAAGTCTCTTAACATTTAAGGTGGGGTAAAAGAAAGACAAACCAATAAACATATCAATATATAGCATTTTATGCCAGTCCCATATCCACACATCACAACAACACAATTGTTAGATGACAAGAAATAAATCCCCTATAATGAGCAGCATTTAAGTTTTCCATTAGCACTGCATAAAATTGTTCCTGTCAGTTTGAAAATCAACACAAATATGTTGCAACAGGCTAAAAACGAACCACCACATACACAATAATTTAACAAGAAAATATTACTCTGATTTTGGAGTGAGCTTTCTTTTTATCTCTTCTTCAGTGTCTGTTCTCCACCACTGTTTTAACATTGACAATAAATTAATTGTGCTGATTGCAGATATTGTAGCTAGGCATTGTGGTTGTTATAGTATAATGTTTTTCttgtaatttaaatttgaatatatacTGCAACCAATTATAGCATGTTTTAAAACCAACTTAGCTAtaatatgaaaattaaacttttCAAGAAAAACAGTAATGTCATGAAATATAAGTAAAAGCTTAGTTTACATAATGAGGCAACTTACCaataatctttaaaaaatagAGCTTTATAACCAATGTGCTGATCATTTGAGTATAAAGGAGTCGCACAAAAGAAAGCAAGTGggaaaaaagagaaggaaggaaccaaaaaaatacacaaacgtATTTGATGGTTGATTTAGAGTTTCTGACTGAAAGCAATGGAAGCATCAATATAGCAAGTTAGCAACTTGGAGCCAAACTCTTGTCAACTACAATCATGTACTTTCTctcaattttaattataatctctatttcattttatttcattaTGATCTAAATTTATTGGCTAGAACATTGATAAGCCCATTATGTGAATTGATATGTTATGAATTAATGTTATTCAATGAATGGTGTTATGAGTCATATATGTTTATAATCAATTTTAATGCTTAGATACTTAATCACTATTTAAATGATATGTTAATTTACAATGCACTTGAGAATGAAGTTATAAATGAAGCTACTAATTATAAATACCATAAATTGAGCAAACACTAGAATGCAATTTATGTGCATAATCCTTTATTCACAAAAATACATAATCCTTTATTCACATAAATTGTAACTAAGAGATTAGTGTATTTATACGAGTTTAAGAAAGTTTTGTGATTATAAGAAAAACTAGAAACTACATTAAAAAACTTATCCAATTTGAATTCACAACAAATACATTGAATAATACTAAATATGACATATATAGTCAATTTCATAATATGATGAAACCAAATTTCctaataattctaattttatttattgcatACAAAAAAGTTTTCAGTTAATTgctcttttattatttatatttttattccaGTTTATGGCATACAATCAATTTAGCAATACAATTAAATTTTATCAACTTAAATAATAGTTgaaaaaacaaatttaacatttgACAATTCTTTATAAAAATGATATACTTtactcatttttattatttgaaacgGTTAGTACACTTATTATTTAGTGTTATATTCACAGCACGTCACAAGATCAAGCCTTTGTTTGAATTGTTATAGTTAGATCGAATTCTAGACAACCAAAGAtcttattcaattttttttttttttttggggtttAGCAcgcattttcattttttattatattgaagTTGGGCCAAAAGGGTAATGCAAGtaaatcaataaaattaaaataaaaatatacatttatGGGCtctttgaataaaaaatttaaaattaaacctaccctaaaaaaaagaaatcagAGTGTAGTTCCGAActataaaatagttatttttttaaaaaaatttatattgttGTATTTAACTGAATTTTAGAGTAAATATCCAATTCCATTTCTGTTCATTCCAAAATAAAACAAGACGATTTTTGTCAAAAAATAAATTCGTTTCAATCTTGTCTTTATGTATCGTGAGATATTATGATCTTTTCGTCATTTTCTCTCACcaaatttaatgaaaaaaaCCTATGTGACACTTAAACATTGCTAATGTAGATGCTGAGTCTCCGTTAAGTGCCATATTGGCTAATGAGTAACGGTCATGAGTCAATTTGACTCCCTATAAATGATTTGTCTCTTTATATATAGAGAATTAGGGGTGGCAAAGTGGGTAGGTCTGCCCCAATCCGCTCTGCCCTGCTTAGGCTCACCTCATAAACGGGGCAGACCGGCCCGCCCCGTCAACTAAAATGGATTCCAAATGCTAGCCCGCCCCCACTTTATGGCAGATTAGCAGGTTGGCGGGCTAACCCGcttgattcttttttttttcaaaaaataaaattcattaaaattaaccaaaaaataataattaaaaaatcaaatacaaataaaaaatactcaaattataatattattttttgactagttttttttatttttaacttcaataaaattgttcaaaataatatttgtcaatagaatcatttttattttaaaaaataagtcacataatttgaggatatatacgaaattgtaaaataaaataaataaagttaataactaaaagaagaataaaaacaaaaaatgaaaaaaatgtttaaaaattctataattattaattttataatagtaatcactcttttatttaataaaaaaaagaaaaataaaaatttccgGCCCGTTCCGCCCCGCCAATTTGGCGGTGCGGGTTTGgcggatttttttaatttggcgGGCTCCAAATCCTAACCCGACCCGCCTTTTTTAGCGGGTTTAGCAGATCGGCTCGATGGACTCGACCCGTTTTGCCACCCCTATAGAGAATAGTCAAAAGTCAATTTGTCCTCTTTTATTCATGAAAATCATGCTGTTTCACATGCTCGACTAAATCAAAATCTATAAGAAGAATTGATATTGGATAACTAAGATGTTGCTAGTGTCGATATTAGCTATAGGTCTTAAAGGacatatattttgtttttcactgtTTACTTTACTTATTTAAAACCTCTCGgtgatataatatttttgattttgGAACAAA from Arachis stenosperma cultivar V10309 chromosome 9, arast.V10309.gnm1.PFL2, whole genome shotgun sequence encodes the following:
- the LOC130948626 gene encoding protein FAR1-RELATED SEQUENCE 5-like — protein: MPNRQKRPRAETRCGCPVRMLLRMDDESGRWHVSFFSDAHNHHVLELQFSSMLPGHRRMSEADIQQMNDMRKGGIGVSRIHGFMASLAGGYHNVPYTTRDMHNVNAKQRREGGVDAESCLRYLRECKANDPALYYKEVVDGEGVLQHLFWCDGTSQIDYQVFGDVVAFDATYKKNVYLSPLVVFSGVNHHNQTVVFAAALVADEKEETYVWLLQQLQTSMKGKAPVSIITDGDRQIKSAIEQVFPEAHHRLCAWHLLRNATSNIGKPIFTRMFRDCMLGDYEVRTFQRKWFEMVEKFGVADKRWVQDMYERRHSWATAHIRGKFFAEFRTTSRCEGLHAVISRYVKSRYSYTEFLRHFHRCLMFVRAKEVEADFECAKGDPVMTTNLKQLERSAADNYTRAIFYLFVPILDRACAMRVVDSEDNGSYFIHTVSRYGTPGKEWRVVATSDTREVRCTCMRMECFGVPCEHIIAVLVLNNVHEIPRSLILPRWTKDAKLVAVESMGVIWDSVQLTQHWCLMDWYRKVCKIACHSTEKFQFARDIAVLMLKHFEDEDAGNSSFQHEGPPTEGGRPPAQNPPRRSTKGNGGHGGKKTQRCRLCREVGHNRTTCPERRTMEPSSSVAEDMDSMDTDMVGWSLYRRCS